The Bos indicus x Bos taurus breed Angus x Brahman F1 hybrid chromosome 10, Bos_hybrid_MaternalHap_v2.0, whole genome shotgun sequence genome has a segment encoding these proteins:
- the F2R gene encoding proteinase-activated receptor 1 encodes MGPRWLLLWAAGLGLCSPLVSARTRGPRPGTDPTNGTLGPRSFFLRNSNDGYEQFPLPEDEDSSEGEFTEDRLSSGNRSSPPQKSPPGFISKSASGYLTSAWLTVFIPSVYTGVFLVSLPLNIMAVVVFVLKMKVKKPAVVYMLHLAAADVLFVCVLPFKISYYFSGSDWRFGSAMCRFVTAAFYGNMYASIMLMTAISVDRFLAVVYPIQSLSWRTLGRASFICLAIWAMAIAGVAPLLLQEQATQVPGLNITACHDVLNQTLLEGYYSYYFSAFSAVFFFVPLTLSTVCYVSIIRCLSSSTVANQNKKSRALLLSAAVFCIFILCFGPTNILLLLHYAFLSSDPMTEAAYFAYLLCVCVSSISCCIDPLIYYYASSECQRHLFAILHCKESSDPGSCNSSGQLMPSKMDTCSSNLSSSLYKKLLT; translated from the coding sequence gGACAGACCCAACAAACGGTACTCTGGGTCCTCGGTCTTTCTTTCTCAGGAATTCCAATGACGGATATGAACAATTCCCACTGCCAGAGGACGAGGACTCGAGTGAAGGTGAATTCACAGAAGACAGATTAAGCTCAGGCAACAGAAGCAGCCCTCCTCAAAAGTCACCCCCTGGGTTTATCTCCAAATCCGCCTCAGGATATCTGACCAGCGCCTGGCTGACTGTCTTTATCCCCTCAGTCTACACGGGCGTGTTCCTCGTCAGCCTTCCTCTGAACATCATGGCCGTCGTGGTGTTCGTCTTGAAGATGAAGGTCAAGAAGCCGGCCGTGGTGTACATGCTGCACCTGGCCGCGGCAGACGTACTCTTCGTGTGTGTGCTTCCGTTCAAGATCAGCTACTACTTCTCCGGAAGCGACTGGAGGTTCGGGTCTGCCATGTGCCGCTTCGTCACGGCGGCCTTCTACGGGAACATGTACGCCTCCATCATGCTCATGACGGCCATCAGCGTCGACCGCTTCCTGGCCGTGGTGTACCCCATCCAGTCCCTCTCCTGGCGGACCCTGGGGCGCGCTTCCTTCATCTGCCTGGCCATCTGGGCCATGGCCATCGCGGGGGTGGCGCCCCTGCTCCTGCAGGAGCAGGCCACCCAGGTGCCGGGGCTCAACATCACCGCCTGCCACGACGTGCTCAACCAGACGCTGCTGGAAGGCTACTACTCGTACTACTTCTCCGCCTTCTCCGCCGTCTTCTTCTTCGTGCCGCTTACCCTTTCCACCGTCTGTTACGTGTCCATCATCCGATGCCTCAGCTCTTCCACGGTTGCCAACCAGAACAAGAAGTCCCGGGCTTTGCTCCTGTCCGCGGCTGTCTTCTGCATCTTCATCCTTTGCTTTGGACCCACAAACATCCTTCTGCTTCTCCACTACGCGTTCCTTTCCTCTGATCCCATGACAGAGGCCGCCTACTTTGCCTACCTCCTGTGTGTCTGCGTCAGCAGCATAAGCTGTTGCATCGACCCCTTGATATACTACTATGCTTCCTCGGAGTGCCAGAGGCACCTCTTTGCTATCTTACACTGCAAAGAAAGTTCAGATCCCGGCAGCTGTAACAGCAGCGGTCAGCTGATGCCAAGTAAAATGGACACCTGCTCTAGTAACCTGAGTAGCAGTCTATACAAAAAGCTCTTAACTTAG